In Rattus norvegicus strain BN/NHsdMcwi chromosome 1, GRCr8, whole genome shotgun sequence, a genomic segment contains:
- the Ms4a4cl1 gene encoding membrane-spanning 4-domains subfamily A member 4D-like: MQGLAQTTMAVVPGGTQPLEPSVIKSQRWNENKETFLKGEPKVLGVVQVMIALINLSLGIIMMIPTFVERPFSVILLAPIWGPIMFIISGSLSIAAGVKTTKSLVISSLSLNAIISVVAAAVSIISIISVVVGAYSSRFYAHPIVNALDVLMLILNILEFCIAVSISAFGCNASCCNSSEVLVVVPSNPAVTVTAPPMTLQTLLP, translated from the exons ATGCAAGGACTGGCGCAGACAACCATGGCAGTGGTTCCTGGAGGAACTCAGCCCTTGGAGCCATCTGTTATAAAATCACAAAGGTGGAACGAGAACAAAGAGACATTCCTGAAGGGGGAACCCAAAGTCCTAGGG GTGGTACAAGTTATGATTGCTCTCATAAACCTCAGCTTaggaataataatgatgataccTACATTTGTTGAACGACCCTTTTCAGTGATCTTACTGGCCCCAATTTGGGGACCAATAATG TTCATTATCTCCGGATCCCTGTCAATTGCAGCAGGAGTGAAAACGACAAAGAGCCTG GTCATCAGCAGTCTAAGTCTGAACGCGATCATCTCTGTGGTGGCTGCAGCTGTAAGCATTATTAGTATCATCAGTGTCGTTGTGGGTGCATATTCTTCCCGTTTTTATGCGCATCCAATCGTAAAT GCTTTGGATGTTTTgatgttaattttaaatatactagAATTCTGCATTGCTGTGTCCATCTCTGCATTTGGATGTAATGCTTCCTGTTGTAACTCCAGTGAG GTTCTTGTAGTGGTACCATCAAATCCTGCTGTGACAGTGACGGCACCCCCCATGACACTTCAAACATTGTTACCATAA